From one Desulfovibrio sp. JC022 genomic stretch:
- a CDS encoding glycosyltransferase family 4 protein: MRILHLLSQIPDATGSGKYVQEMIRQSLHCGHSPYLVCGVPASFDLKDTPLAGMIAPEHCLFVRFEDRDLEFKVVGMSDVMPYPSTVCSHLDAEDISAYMEVFERVVGEAVDRFSPDLIHSNHLWMATAAARRAAPHIPLVATCHGTCLRQHNLCPELGRSLLDDLSGIDRVIALFGQQKREISTLLGLPEERVTTICGGFNSECFYADSCKPDQDTVHILYAGKLNRAKGVPWLLRCLAGLGDQKFHLHLVGGGSGPEKQECLDLASTLGKRVTVYGILSHQELGNLMRRSHIFVLPSFFEGVPLVLLEALACGCMIIATDLPGVKELFYGCPADVVRTVDLLPLQTIDRPRTEDWPELDKRLSVALEEAISAVHAGVCQHAEVVDELTGTYTWGNIFKRITAVYEQAVESRK, encoded by the coding sequence ATGAGAATTCTTCATCTTTTGAGCCAGATTCCCGATGCCACCGGGAGTGGTAAATATGTTCAGGAAATGATTCGGCAGAGCCTGCACTGTGGACATTCCCCGTATCTTGTCTGCGGAGTACCCGCTTCGTTTGACCTGAAAGATACGCCGCTTGCCGGGATGATTGCGCCGGAGCATTGCCTTTTTGTACGTTTTGAAGATCGGGACCTTGAATTTAAAGTGGTGGGGATGAGCGATGTCATGCCTTATCCCAGCACTGTATGCTCTCATTTGGATGCGGAAGATATTTCGGCGTATATGGAGGTGTTTGAGCGGGTGGTCGGAGAGGCTGTAGACCGTTTCTCACCGGACTTGATTCACTCCAATCATCTATGGATGGCTACTGCCGCAGCAAGAAGGGCTGCTCCCCATATTCCGCTCGTCGCTACGTGTCACGGTACATGTTTACGCCAGCATAATTTGTGTCCTGAACTGGGGCGTTCACTGTTGGATGATCTGTCGGGAATTGACAGGGTTATTGCTCTTTTCGGACAGCAGAAGCGGGAAATTTCTACATTGCTGGGCTTGCCTGAAGAGCGGGTGACAACAATCTGCGGCGGTTTTAATAGCGAATGTTTTTATGCGGACTCCTGCAAACCGGATCAGGACACAGTGCATATACTGTATGCGGGTAAACTCAATCGGGCCAAGGGTGTTCCTTGGCTGCTCCGGTGTCTGGCTGGTCTTGGTGATCAGAAGTTTCATCTGCATTTAGTTGGCGGGGGCAGTGGTCCGGAAAAGCAGGAATGTCTGGATCTGGCTTCAACATTGGGCAAGCGGGTCACAGTATATGGTATTCTTTCGCATCAGGAATTAGGGAATTTGATGCGGCGTTCGCATATTTTTGTGTTGCCTTCTTTTTTTGAGGGCGTTCCTCTTGTGTTGCTGGAAGCATTGGCTTGCGGTTGTATGATCATTGCCACTGATTTGCCCGGTGTGAAGGAGTTGTTTTACGGATGCCCTGCGGATGTTGTGCGTACTGTTGATTTACTTCCATTGCAGACCATTGATAGGCCCCGGACTGAAGATTGGCCTGAGCTTGATAAACGCTTGAGTGTGGCACTTGAGGAGGCCATTTCTGCTGTGCATGCTGGAGTATGTCAGCATGCGGAAGTGGTAGATGAACTGACAGGCACTTATACTTGGGGCAATATTTTTAAACGCATAACGGCTGTGTATGAGCAGGCTGTTGAGAGTCGAAAGTAA
- the metK gene encoding methionine adenosyltransferase: MISSKGKYFFTSESVTEGHPDKVADQISDAILDAILAQDKDARVACETLVTTGMAFIAGEISTTGYADFQAIVRDTIREIGYVNSDMGFDADTCAVISSIDKQSVDIAQGVDRNTPESQGAGDQGMMFGFACKETETLMPAPIHYAHKLSRRLTEVRKDATLDYLRPDGKTEVAFEYLDGKPVRIADVVIAAQHDDGIEQEQIYEDIKREVVLASLPAEMIDDATKIYINTTGRFVIGGPMGDCGLTGRKIINDTYGGMGNHGGGAFSGKDPSKVDRSGAYMARYIAKNIVAAGLAERAEVQVAYAIGVAEPVSVLATSHGTGEVSDETLTAAVKEVFDLRPWYISERLDLRRPIYKPSACYGHFGRNNPNFTWEKTDAVDDLRTACKI; this comes from the coding sequence ATGATCAGCAGCAAAGGCAAGTACTTTTTTACCTCTGAATCAGTAACCGAAGGTCATCCCGACAAAGTCGCTGACCAGATTTCCGATGCAATTCTTGACGCTATTCTCGCTCAGGATAAAGATGCCCGTGTAGCATGTGAAACACTGGTAACCACCGGTATGGCATTCATCGCAGGTGAAATTTCCACCACCGGTTATGCAGACTTTCAGGCAATCGTTCGCGACACTATTCGTGAAATCGGCTACGTAAACTCCGATATGGGTTTTGACGCTGATACTTGTGCTGTTATTTCTTCTATTGATAAACAGTCCGTTGATATCGCACAGGGTGTTGACCGCAATACCCCCGAAAGTCAGGGTGCCGGCGACCAGGGCATGATGTTCGGTTTCGCATGCAAAGAAACCGAAACCCTCATGCCTGCTCCCATCCACTATGCACACAAGCTCTCCCGCAGACTGACTGAAGTTCGTAAAGACGCAACCCTCGACTACCTCCGCCCTGACGGAAAAACCGAAGTTGCTTTCGAATACCTTGATGGTAAGCCCGTCCGCATCGCCGACGTTGTTATCGCTGCCCAGCACGATGACGGCATCGAACAGGAACAGATTTACGAAGACATCAAACGTGAAGTTGTGCTGGCTTCCCTGCCCGCAGAAATGATCGACGATGCTACCAAAATCTACATCAACACCACCGGTCGTTTCGTAATCGGCGGCCCCATGGGTGACTGCGGCCTGACCGGTCGTAAGATCATCAACGACACCTACGGCGGCATGGGTAACCACGGCGGCGGCGCTTTCTCCGGTAAGGACCCGTCCAAAGTTGACCGCTCCGGCGCATACATGGCTCGTTACATCGCCAAGAACATCGTAGCTGCCGGCCTTGCCGAGCGCGCAGAAGTTCAGGTTGCATACGCAATCGGTGTTGCAGAGCCCGTATCCGTTCTGGCTACCTCCCACGGTACCGGCGAAGTTTCCGATGAAACCCTGACCGCAGCGGTCAAGGAAGTATTCGACCTGCGCCCCTGGTACATCTCCGAGCGTCTCGACCTCCGTCGTCCCATCTACAAGCCTTCCGCTTGTTACGGACACTTCGGTCGCAACAACCCCAACTTCACTTGGGAAAAGACCGACGCTGTAGACGATCTCAGAACTGCCTGCAAAATCTAA
- the panC gene encoding pantoate--beta-alanine ligase — translation METISNPQELQNLCLMLRAEGKKIGLVPTMGYFHEGHLSLMDAARKQCDVLIVSLFVNPTQFGENEDLDAYPHDLERDSKLAEERGVDILFTPVRDDMYFDDHSTWVEVPDLATNLCGKSRPVHFRGVATVVTKLFMTAQPHVAVFGQKDWQQLAIIKRMVRDLNIPVDVQGHEIVREESGLALSSRNVYLTEEEKSVAPNIQKGLQKMRDWVAAGEADADKLKSDLVEFYTETIPSSRVDYIEIVDPENINILKNVGDSALCAVALQLGNARLIDNLLIKV, via the coding sequence ATGGAAACAATCAGCAATCCGCAAGAACTTCAAAATCTTTGCCTTATGCTTCGCGCTGAGGGCAAAAAGATAGGCCTAGTGCCGACCATGGGCTATTTTCATGAAGGTCACCTCAGCCTCATGGACGCCGCCCGCAAGCAGTGTGACGTGCTTATCGTCAGCCTGTTTGTGAACCCCACCCAGTTCGGGGAAAATGAGGATCTTGATGCCTACCCCCATGATCTGGAACGGGACTCCAAGCTTGCCGAAGAGCGCGGCGTGGACATACTTTTCACCCCGGTGCGCGATGACATGTATTTTGACGACCACTCAACCTGGGTGGAAGTGCCCGACCTTGCCACCAATCTCTGCGGCAAATCGCGTCCGGTACATTTCCGGGGCGTGGCCACTGTGGTCACCAAGCTTTTCATGACCGCCCAGCCGCACGTAGCTGTGTTCGGGCAAAAAGACTGGCAGCAACTGGCGATCATTAAAAGAATGGTCCGCGACCTGAACATTCCCGTGGATGTGCAGGGCCATGAAATTGTGCGCGAGGAATCCGGGCTGGCCCTGAGTTCCCGCAACGTCTACCTGACCGAGGAAGAAAAGTCCGTAGCTCCCAATATCCAGAAAGGTTTGCAGAAAATGCGCGACTGGGTAGCTGCCGGAGAAGCCGATGCAGACAAGCTTAAATCAGATCTTGTTGAATTCTATACTGAAACAATTCCTTCCAGCCGAGTTGACTATATCGAAATTGTAGACCCGGAAAATATCAATATCCTTAAAAATGTGGGCGATTCTGCACTTTGTGCGGTAGCATTACAGCTTGGTAATGCCAGATTGATAGACAATCTGCTCATAAAAGTGTAA